A window of Nomascus leucogenys isolate Asia chromosome X, Asia_NLE_v1, whole genome shotgun sequence contains these coding sequences:
- the SLC7A3 gene encoding cationic amino acid transporter 3: protein MPWQAFRRFGQKLVRRRTLESGMAETRLARCLSTLDLVALGVGSTLGAGVYVLAGEVAKDKAGPSIVICFLVAALSSVLAGLCYAEFGARVPRSGSAYLYSYVTVGELWAFTTGWNLILSYVIGTASVARAWSSAFDNLIGNHISKTLQGSIALHVPHVLAEYPDFFALGLVLLLTGLLALGASESALVTKVFTGVNLLVLGFVMISGFIKGDLHNWKLTEEDYELAMAELNDTYSLGPLGSGGFVPFGFEGILRGAATCFYAFVGFDCIATTGEEAQNPQRSIPMGIVISLSVCFLAYFGVSSALTLMMPYYQLQPESPLPEAFLYIGWAPARYVVAVGSLCALSTSLLGSMFPMPRVIYAMAEDGLLFHVLARIHTGTRTPIIATVVSGIIAAFMAFLFKLTDLVDLMSIGTLLAYSLVSICVLILRYQPDQETKTGEEMELQEEAITTESEKLTLRGLFFPLNSIPTPLSGQVVYVCSSLLAVLLTALCLVLAQWSVPLLSGDLVWTAVVVLLWLLITGITVVIWRQPQSSTPLHFKVPALPLLPLMSIFVNVYLMMQMTAGTWARFGVWMLIGFAIYFGYGIQHSLEEIKSNQTSRKSRAKTVDLDPGTLYVHSV from the exons ATGCCGTGGCAAGCATTTCGCAGATTTGGTCAAAAGCTGGTACGCAGACGTACACTGGAGTCAGGCATGGCTGAGACTCGCCTTGCCAGATGCCTAAGCACCCTGGATTTAGTGGCCCTGGGTGTGGGCAGCACATTGGGTGCAGGTGTGTATGTCCTGGCTGGCGAGGTGGCCAAAGATAAAGCAGGGCCATCCATTGTGATCTGCTTTTTGGTGGCTGCCCTGTCTTCTGTGTTGGCTGGGCTGTGCTATGCGGAGTTTGGTGCCCGGGTTCCCCGTTCTGGTTCGGCATATCTCTACAGCTATGTCACTGTGGGTGAACTCTGGGCCTTCACCACTGGCTGGAACCTCATCCTCTCCTATGTCATTG GTACAGCCAGTGTGGCCCGGGCCTGGAGCTCTGCTTTTGACAACCTGATTGGGAACCACATCTCTAAGACTCTGCAGGGGTCCATTGCACTGCACGTGCCCCATGTCCTTGCAGAATATCCAGATTTCTTTGCTTTGGGCCTCGTGTTGCTGCTCACTG GATTGTTGGCTCTCGGGGCTAGTGAGTCTGCCCTGGTTACCAAAGTGTTCACAGGCGTGAACCTTTTGGTTCTTGGGTTCGTCATGATCTCTGGCTTCATTAAGGGGGACCTGCACAACTGGAAGCTCACAGAAGAGGACTACGAATTGGCCATGGCTGAACTCAATGACACCTATAG CTTGGGTCCTCTAGGCTCTGGAGGATTTGTGCCTTTCGGCTTCGAGGGAATTCTCCGTGGAGCAGCGACCTGTTTCTATGCATTTGTTGGTTTCGACTGTATTGCTACCACTG GAGAAGAAGCCCAGAATCCCCAGCGTTCCATCCCGATGGGCATTGTGATCTCCTTGTCTGTCTGCTTTCTGGCGTATTTTGGTGTCTCTTCTGCACTCACCCTCATGATGCCTTACTACCAGCTTCAGCCTGAGAGCCCTTTGCCTGAGGCGTTTCTCTACATTGGATGGGCTCCTGCCCGCTATGTTGTGGCTGTTGGCTCTCTCTGTGCTCTTTCTACCAG cctcctgggctccatgTTCCCCATGCCTCGGGTGATCTACGCGATGGCAGAGGATGGCCTCCTGTTCCATGTACTTGCTCGGATCCACACTGGCACACGCACCCCAATCATAGCCACCGTGGTCTCTGGCATTATTGCAG CATTCATGGCATTCCTCTTCAAACTCACTGATCTTGTGGACCTCATGTCAATTGGGACCCTGCTTGCTTACTCCCTGGTGTCGATTTGTGTTCTTATCCTCAG GTATCAGCCTGATCAGGAGACAAAGACTGGGGAAGAAATGGAGTTGCAGGAGGAGGCAATAACTACTGAATCAGAGAAGTTGACCCTACGGGGACTATTTTTCCCACTCAACTCCATCCCCACTCCACTCTCTGGCCAAGTTGTCTATGTTTGTTCCTCATTGCTTG CTGTCCTGCTGACTGCTCTTTGCCTGGTGCTGGCCCAGTGGTCAGTTCCATTGCTTTCTGGAGACCTGGTGTGGACTGCAGTGGTTGTGCTGCTCTGGCTGCTCATTACTGGGATCACTGTGGTCATCTGGAGACAGCCACAGAGCTCCACTCCCCTTCACTTTAAG gTGCCTGCTTTGCCTCTCCTCCCACTAATGAGCATCTTTGTGAATGTTTACCTTATGATGCAGATGACAGCTGGCACCTGGGCCCGATTTGGGGTCTGGATGCTGATTG GCTTTGCTATCTACTTCGGCTATGGGATCCAGCACAGCCTGGAAGAGATTAAGAGTAACCAAACCTCACGCAAGTCTAGAGCCAAAACTGTAGACCTTGATCCCGGCACTCTCTATGTCCACTCAGTTTGA